In Afipia sp. GAS231, a single window of DNA contains:
- the boxB gene encoding benzoyl-CoA 2,3-epoxidase subunit BoxB, with translation MNVDYSTKIPNNVNLSEDRQVLKALEGWHPGYMDWWSDMGPEGFQQSLVYLRTAYSVDPRGWAKFDYVKMPEYRWGILLAPQEENRVIPFGENYGKPAWQEVPGEHRATLRRLIVIQGDTEPASVEQQRHLGKTAPSLYDLRNLFQVNVEEGRHLWAMVYLLQKYFGRDGREEADDLLRRRSGDADSPRMLGAFNEATPDWLSFFMFTYFTDRDGKMQLHSLAQSGFDPLSRTCRFMLTEEAHHMFVGETGISRVVQRTCEAMKEAGITDPNDIAKVRALGVIDLPTIQKKLHLHYSLSLDLFGSEVSTNAANAFNAGIKGRYKETQIDDDHQLKSATYPVLKLVDGVIKRVDEPALTALNMRLRDDYTQDCAKGMLRWNKIISLAGFHFKLTLPNVAFHRQIGEFRDIHATPEGLLIDDATWNKRKGEWLPSSADGDFIASLMKPVTETGQYASWISPPKVGIDNKPGDFEYVKIDT, from the coding sequence ATGAACGTCGACTACTCAACCAAGATTCCCAACAACGTGAATCTCAGTGAAGATCGCCAGGTGCTGAAGGCGCTGGAGGGCTGGCATCCCGGCTACATGGACTGGTGGAGCGACATGGGGCCGGAAGGTTTTCAGCAGTCGCTGGTCTATTTGCGCACCGCCTATTCGGTCGATCCGCGCGGCTGGGCCAAGTTCGACTACGTCAAGATGCCGGAATATCGCTGGGGCATTTTGCTGGCGCCCCAGGAAGAGAACCGCGTCATTCCCTTCGGCGAGAATTACGGCAAGCCGGCCTGGCAGGAAGTCCCGGGTGAACATCGCGCCACGCTGCGCCGCCTGATCGTGATCCAGGGCGACACCGAGCCGGCCTCGGTCGAACAGCAGCGTCATCTCGGCAAGACCGCGCCCTCGCTCTACGACCTGCGCAACCTGTTCCAGGTCAATGTCGAGGAAGGCCGCCATCTCTGGGCGATGGTCTATCTCTTGCAGAAATATTTCGGCCGCGACGGCCGCGAGGAAGCCGATGATTTGTTGCGGCGTCGTTCGGGCGATGCGGATTCACCGCGCATGCTCGGCGCCTTCAACGAAGCGACGCCGGACTGGCTGTCGTTCTTCATGTTCACCTACTTCACCGACCGCGACGGCAAGATGCAGCTGCATTCGCTGGCGCAGTCCGGCTTCGATCCGCTGTCGCGCACCTGCCGCTTCATGTTGACCGAAGAGGCGCATCACATGTTCGTCGGCGAGACTGGCATCAGCCGCGTCGTGCAGCGCACCTGCGAGGCGATGAAGGAAGCCGGCATCACGGATCCCAACGATATCGCCAAGGTCCGCGCGTTGGGGGTCATCGATCTGCCGACGATTCAAAAGAAGCTGCACCTGCACTACTCGCTGTCACTCGATCTCTTTGGTTCGGAAGTCTCGACCAATGCGGCGAACGCCTTCAATGCCGGCATCAAGGGCCGCTACAAGGAAACCCAGATCGACGACGATCATCAGTTGAAGAGCGCGACCTATCCGGTGCTCAAGCTGGTCGACGGCGTGATCAAGCGCGTCGACGAGCCGGCGCTGACCGCGCTCAACATGCGGCTGCGCGACGACTACACGCAGGACTGCGCAAAGGGCATGCTGCGCTGGAACAAGATCATTTCGCTGGCCGGCTTCCACTTCAAGCTGACGCTGCCGAACGTCGCGTTCCATCGCCAGATCGGCGAGTTCAGGGATATCCACGCCACGCCCGAGGGCCTGCTGATCGACGACGCCACCTGGAACAAGCGCAAGGGCGAATGGCTGCCGTCATCCGCCGACGGTGACTTCATCGCTTCGCTGATGAAGCCGGTCACCGAAACCGGTCAGTACGCTTCGTGGATTTCGCCGCCCAAGGTCGGCATCGACAACAAGCCCGGCGATTTCGAATACGTGAAGATAGATACCTAA